A portion of the Lolium rigidum isolate FL_2022 chromosome 1, APGP_CSIRO_Lrig_0.1, whole genome shotgun sequence genome contains these proteins:
- the LOC124673205 gene encoding ATP synthase subunit d, mitochondrial-like → MSGKKVADVAVKAGRAIDWDGMAKVLVSDEARKEFATLRRTFEDVNHQLQTKYSQEPQPIDWEYYRKGIGSKVVDMYKQTYDSIEIPKYVDTVTPEYKPKFDALVVELKEAEKTSLKESERIEKEIVELKEMKKKISTMTADEYFEKHPELKKKFDDEIRNDYWGY, encoded by the exons ATGAGCGGGAAGAAGGTCGCCGATGTGGCCGTGAAGGCCGGGAGAGCGATCGACTGGGACGGCATGGCCAAGGTGCTCGTCTCCGACGAGGCGCGCAAGGAGTTCGCCACCCTCCGCCGCACCTTCGAGGACGTCAACCACCAGCTCCAGACCAAGTACTCGCAG GAACCTCAACCAATTGACTGGGAGTACTACAGAAAAGGAATCGGATCTAAAGTGGTCGACATGTACAAACAAACTTATGACA GCATTGAGATCCCCAAGTATGTTGACACTGTGACTCCTGAATACAAGCCAAAGTTTGATGCTCTA GTGGTTGAACTGAAAGAGGCAGAGAAAACCTCTCTGAAAGAGTCGGAGAGGATAGAGAAGGAGATTGTTGAACTCAAGGAGATGAAG AAAAAAATCAGCACGATGACAGCCGATGAATACTTTGAGAAGCATCCTGAACTCAAGAAGAAGTTCGATGATGAAATCCGCAACGATTACTGGGGATACTGA